The Syngnathus acus chromosome 3, fSynAcu1.2, whole genome shotgun sequence genome includes a window with the following:
- the LOC119120267 gene encoding zinc finger protein OZF-like isoform X1, whose protein sequence is MCAKRVKEEDYEEEVCETTTRNRRKGQQPDGVCKKPRVVFHRKDFTEEDLHVERREPDPPHLKEDDKREEEISAFPLTDVIVKSEEAEAEDEEAPHNQAEDLLQSPGMKEEEEEHVKEEEEHLTAWPLTSDPLKSEGDEVQSGESRGAEPPSSSSGGGSSQQVTAEGDGASQADGLLAPLSVCDDDDEESDADVTFHTGNKRCKCCQCGKTFADRWVLKRHVRIHTGEKPFACLVCNQRFSYKSHLTKHTITHTGEKPFACSVCGQRFSVKRDLRNHARIHSGEKPFACSDCGQRFSLKGNLTIHSRTHTGEKPFACSLCSQRFSHKSQLTVHTRTHTGEKPYACTICGQSFSENRDLREHLKTHTGEKPYACTVCGNSFSYKGHLTIHTKIHTGEKPFACSICGQIFTRRDELTKHTPTHTR, encoded by the exons ATGTGTGCTAAACGCGTCAAAGAAGAAGATTACGAGGAAGAAGTTTGTGAAACCACAACAAGGAACAGGCGAAAAGGTCAACAACCGGATGGTGTTTGCAAGAAGCCTCGAGTTGTGTTCCACCGCAAAG ACTTCACGGAGGAGGATCTTCATGTTGAGCGGCGGGAGCCCGACCCGCCTCACCTCAAGGAAGACGACAAACGGGAGGAGGAGATCAGCGCCTTTCCCTTGACCGATGTCATCGTCAAGAGTGAAGAAG CTGAAGCAGAAGATGAAGAGGCCCCCCACAATCAAGCGGAAGACCTGCTGCAGTCTCCTGGcatgaaagaggaggaggaggagcacgtcaaagaggaggaggagcatcTCACCGCTTGGCCGTTGACCTCTGACCCTCTGAAGAGTGAAGGTGATGAAGTTCAGAGTGGGGAGAGCAGAGGGGCGGAGCctccaagcagcagcagcggcggcggctcaAGTCAACAagtgacagcagagggcgatGGAGCGTCACAAGCAGACGGCCTCTTGGCTCCACTATCAGTGtgcgatgatgacgatgaagaGTCTGACGCTGATGTGACATTTCACACTGGCAACAAGCGCTGCAAATGTTGTCAGTGCGGTAAAACGTTTGCTGACAGGTGGGTTTTGAAACGACACGTGAGAAtacacactggcgagaaaccttttgcctGCTTAGTTTGTAATCAAAGATTCTCCTATAAAAGTCAtttgacaaaacacacaatcacacacactggagagaaaccttttgccTGCTCAGTTTGCGGTCAAAGATTCTCCGTAAAGAGAGACTTGAGGAATCATGCGAGAATACACAGTGGGGAGAAACCCTTTGCCTGCTCGGACTGTGGTCAAAGGTTCTCTCTGAAGGGCAACTTAACTATACACTCAAGAACGCACACTGGAGAAAAACCTTTTGCCTGCTCGCTTTGCAGTCAACGATTCTCTCATAAGAGTCAACTGACAGTCCACACGAGAACTCACACGGGTGAGAAACCTTATGCATGCACTATTTGTGGTCAAAGTTTCTCTGAGAACAGAGATTTGAGAGAACAcctcaaaacacacactggtgagaaaccttacGCATGCACAGTTTGCGGTAACAGCTTTTCTTATAAGGGACATTTGacaatacacacaaaaattcACACTGGGGAGAAACCTTTTGCCTGCTCAATTTGCGGTCAAATATTCACTCGAAGAGACGAGTTGACAAagcacacaccaacacacacgcGCTAG
- the LOC119120277 gene encoding gastrula zinc finger protein XlCGF17.1-like isoform X4, with amino-acid sequence MCAECVKEEDYEEELCGSKEANERQWLHAHCKKSRVEFHGKEQPHFKAEEQGGDVSEFPLTFVVVKIEGEDNCESEENRGTEPSSSSSSISSSTPQPLTAEGDGDHCGGAPSHSPLAPLSDGDDITSHSSETDDEEHAHADMPFHIDKKYAKCSHCDKSFYKSSLKRHTRTHTGEKPFACSVCAKTFSRKGDLATHQRTHTGEKPFVCLFCGRRFTQSNTLTAHTRTHTGGRPFACTLCDKRFTQRANLIAHTRTHTGEQPFACSVCGQRFSIKANLTTHTRTHTGEKPFACSVCGRRFSVKRNLMRHSRRHTSEKPVSCNVASL; translated from the exons ATGTGTGCCGAATGTGTGAAAGAAGAAGATTATGAAGAGGAACTTTGTGGCTCAAAAGAGGCGAACGAGCGACAATGGCTGCATGCACATTGCAAGAAGTCTCGAGTTGAGTTCCACGGAAAAG AGCAGCCACACTTCAAAGCGGAAGAGCAGGGGGGAGACGTCAGTGAGTTTCCATTGACTTTTGTCGTTGTCAAGATTGAAGGTGAAGACAACTGTGAAAGTGAGGAGAACAGAGGGACAGAGCCgtcaagcagcagcagcagcat cagcagcagcacacctCAACCCCTGACAGCAgaaggtgatggagaccaCTGTGGAGGAGCACCATCCCACAGCCCCTTGGCTCCCCTCTCGGACGGTGATGACATAACGTCACACTCTTCTGAAACTGATGATGAGGAACACGCTCATGCGGACATGCCATTTCACATTGACAAAAAGTATGCAAAATGTTCACATTGCGACAAATCTTTTTACAAGTCCTCActgaaaagacacacaagaacGCACACGggagagaaaccttttgccTGTTCAGTGTGTGCTAAAACATTCTCGAGAAAGGGAGATTTAGCAACACAccaaagaacacacacaggggAGAAACCATTTGTCTGCCTTTTTTGTGGCCGAAGATTCACTCAAAGTAACACTTTGACAGCACACACTAGAACGCACACTGGTGGCAGACCTTTTGCTTGCACCCTTTGTGATAAAAGATTCACTCAGAGAGCAAATTTAATAgcacacacaagaacacacactggagaACAACCGTTTGCCTGCTCAGTTTGCGGCCAAAGATTCTccatcaaagcaaatttaacaacacacacaagaacacacactggagagaaaccttttgcctgctcagtttgtggtcgAAGATTCTCTGTGAAGAGAAATCTCATGAGACATTCAAGAAGACACACTAGCGAGAAACCTGTCAGTTGCAATGTAGCCAGTCTGTGA
- the LOC119120277 gene encoding gastrula zinc finger protein XlCGF17.1-like isoform X2, giving the protein MCAECVKEEDYEEELCGSKEANERQWLHAHCKKSRVEFHGKEQPHFKAEEQGGDVSEFPLTFVVVKIEGEDNCESEENRGTEPSSSSSSISSSSSSSSTPQPLTAEGDGDHCGGAPSHSPLAPLSDGDDITSHSSETDDEEHAHADMPFHIDKKYAKCSHCDKSFYKSSLKRHTRTHTGEKPFACSVCAKTFSRKGDLATHQRTHTGEKPFVCLFCGRRFTQSNTLTAHTRTHTGGRPFACTLCDKRFTQRANLIAHTRTHTGEQPFACSVCGQRFSIKANLTTHTRTHTGEKPFACSVCGRRFSVKRNLMRHSRRHTSEKPVSCNVASL; this is encoded by the exons ATGTGTGCCGAATGTGTGAAAGAAGAAGATTATGAAGAGGAACTTTGTGGCTCAAAAGAGGCGAACGAGCGACAATGGCTGCATGCACATTGCAAGAAGTCTCGAGTTGAGTTCCACGGAAAAG AGCAGCCACACTTCAAAGCGGAAGAGCAGGGGGGAGACGTCAGTGAGTTTCCATTGACTTTTGTCGTTGTCAAGATTGAAGGTGAAGACAACTGTGAAAGTGAGGAGAACAGAGGGACAGAGCCgtcaagcagcagcagcagcat cagcagcagcagcagcagcagcagcacacctCAACCCCTGACAGCAgaaggtgatggagaccaCTGTGGAGGAGCACCATCCCACAGCCCCTTGGCTCCCCTCTCGGACGGTGATGACATAACGTCACACTCTTCTGAAACTGATGATGAGGAACACGCTCATGCGGACATGCCATTTCACATTGACAAAAAGTATGCAAAATGTTCACATTGCGACAAATCTTTTTACAAGTCCTCActgaaaagacacacaagaacGCACACGggagagaaaccttttgccTGTTCAGTGTGTGCTAAAACATTCTCGAGAAAGGGAGATTTAGCAACACAccaaagaacacacacaggggAGAAACCATTTGTCTGCCTTTTTTGTGGCCGAAGATTCACTCAAAGTAACACTTTGACAGCACACACTAGAACGCACACTGGTGGCAGACCTTTTGCTTGCACCCTTTGTGATAAAAGATTCACTCAGAGAGCAAATTTAATAgcacacacaagaacacacactggagaACAACCGTTTGCCTGCTCAGTTTGCGGCCAAAGATTCTccatcaaagcaaatttaacaacacacacaagaacacacactggagagaaaccttttgcctgctcagtttgtggtcgAAGATTCTCTGTGAAGAGAAATCTCATGAGACATTCAAGAAGACACACTAGCGAGAAACCTGTCAGTTGCAATGTAGCCAGTCTGTGA
- the LOC119120267 gene encoding zinc finger protein OZF-like isoform X3: MCAKRVKEEDYEEEVCETTTRNRRKGQQPDGVCKKPRVVFHRKDFTEEDLHVERREPDPPHLKEDDKREEEISAFPLTDVIVKSEEAEDEEAPHNQAEDLLQSPGMKEEEEEHVKEEEEHLTAWPLTSDPLKSEGDEVQSGESRGAEPPSSSSGGGSSQQVTAEGDGASQADGLLAPLSVCDDDDEESDADVTFHTGNKRCKCCQCGKTFADRWVLKRHVRIHTGEKPFACLVCNQRFSYKSHLTKHTITHTGEKPFACSVCGQRFSVKRDLRNHARIHSGEKPFACSDCGQRFSLKGNLTIHSRTHTGEKPFACSLCSQRFSHKSQLTVHTRTHTGEKPYACTICGQSFSENRDLREHLKTHTGEKPYACTVCGNSFSYKGHLTIHTKIHTGEKPFACSICGQIFTRRDELTKHTPTHTR; this comes from the exons ATGTGTGCTAAACGCGTCAAAGAAGAAGATTACGAGGAAGAAGTTTGTGAAACCACAACAAGGAACAGGCGAAAAGGTCAACAACCGGATGGTGTTTGCAAGAAGCCTCGAGTTGTGTTCCACCGCAAAG ACTTCACGGAGGAGGATCTTCATGTTGAGCGGCGGGAGCCCGACCCGCCTCACCTCAAGGAAGACGACAAACGGGAGGAGGAGATCAGCGCCTTTCCCTTGACCGATGTCATCGTCAAGAGTGAAGAAG CAGAAGATGAAGAGGCCCCCCACAATCAAGCGGAAGACCTGCTGCAGTCTCCTGGcatgaaagaggaggaggaggagcacgtcaaagaggaggaggagcatcTCACCGCTTGGCCGTTGACCTCTGACCCTCTGAAGAGTGAAGGTGATGAAGTTCAGAGTGGGGAGAGCAGAGGGGCGGAGCctccaagcagcagcagcggcggcggctcaAGTCAACAagtgacagcagagggcgatGGAGCGTCACAAGCAGACGGCCTCTTGGCTCCACTATCAGTGtgcgatgatgacgatgaagaGTCTGACGCTGATGTGACATTTCACACTGGCAACAAGCGCTGCAAATGTTGTCAGTGCGGTAAAACGTTTGCTGACAGGTGGGTTTTGAAACGACACGTGAGAAtacacactggcgagaaaccttttgcctGCTTAGTTTGTAATCAAAGATTCTCCTATAAAAGTCAtttgacaaaacacacaatcacacacactggagagaaaccttttgccTGCTCAGTTTGCGGTCAAAGATTCTCCGTAAAGAGAGACTTGAGGAATCATGCGAGAATACACAGTGGGGAGAAACCCTTTGCCTGCTCGGACTGTGGTCAAAGGTTCTCTCTGAAGGGCAACTTAACTATACACTCAAGAACGCACACTGGAGAAAAACCTTTTGCCTGCTCGCTTTGCAGTCAACGATTCTCTCATAAGAGTCAACTGACAGTCCACACGAGAACTCACACGGGTGAGAAACCTTATGCATGCACTATTTGTGGTCAAAGTTTCTCTGAGAACAGAGATTTGAGAGAACAcctcaaaacacacactggtgagaaaccttacGCATGCACAGTTTGCGGTAACAGCTTTTCTTATAAGGGACATTTGacaatacacacaaaaattcACACTGGGGAGAAACCTTTTGCCTGCTCAATTTGCGGTCAAATATTCACTCGAAGAGACGAGTTGACAAagcacacaccaacacacacgcGCTAG
- the LOC119120267 gene encoding zinc finger protein OZF-like isoform X2 encodes MCAKRVKEEDYEEEVCETTTRNRRKGQQPDGVCKKPRVVFHRKDFTEEDLHVERREPDPPHLKEDDKREEEISAFPLTDVIVKSEEEAEDEEAPHNQAEDLLQSPGMKEEEEEHVKEEEEHLTAWPLTSDPLKSEGDEVQSGESRGAEPPSSSSGGGSSQQVTAEGDGASQADGLLAPLSVCDDDDEESDADVTFHTGNKRCKCCQCGKTFADRWVLKRHVRIHTGEKPFACLVCNQRFSYKSHLTKHTITHTGEKPFACSVCGQRFSVKRDLRNHARIHSGEKPFACSDCGQRFSLKGNLTIHSRTHTGEKPFACSLCSQRFSHKSQLTVHTRTHTGEKPYACTICGQSFSENRDLREHLKTHTGEKPYACTVCGNSFSYKGHLTIHTKIHTGEKPFACSICGQIFTRRDELTKHTPTHTR; translated from the exons ATGTGTGCTAAACGCGTCAAAGAAGAAGATTACGAGGAAGAAGTTTGTGAAACCACAACAAGGAACAGGCGAAAAGGTCAACAACCGGATGGTGTTTGCAAGAAGCCTCGAGTTGTGTTCCACCGCAAAG ACTTCACGGAGGAGGATCTTCATGTTGAGCGGCGGGAGCCCGACCCGCCTCACCTCAAGGAAGACGACAAACGGGAGGAGGAGATCAGCGCCTTTCCCTTGACCGATGTCATCGTCAAGAGTGAAGAAG AAGCAGAAGATGAAGAGGCCCCCCACAATCAAGCGGAAGACCTGCTGCAGTCTCCTGGcatgaaagaggaggaggaggagcacgtcaaagaggaggaggagcatcTCACCGCTTGGCCGTTGACCTCTGACCCTCTGAAGAGTGAAGGTGATGAAGTTCAGAGTGGGGAGAGCAGAGGGGCGGAGCctccaagcagcagcagcggcggcggctcaAGTCAACAagtgacagcagagggcgatGGAGCGTCACAAGCAGACGGCCTCTTGGCTCCACTATCAGTGtgcgatgatgacgatgaagaGTCTGACGCTGATGTGACATTTCACACTGGCAACAAGCGCTGCAAATGTTGTCAGTGCGGTAAAACGTTTGCTGACAGGTGGGTTTTGAAACGACACGTGAGAAtacacactggcgagaaaccttttgcctGCTTAGTTTGTAATCAAAGATTCTCCTATAAAAGTCAtttgacaaaacacacaatcacacacactggagagaaaccttttgccTGCTCAGTTTGCGGTCAAAGATTCTCCGTAAAGAGAGACTTGAGGAATCATGCGAGAATACACAGTGGGGAGAAACCCTTTGCCTGCTCGGACTGTGGTCAAAGGTTCTCTCTGAAGGGCAACTTAACTATACACTCAAGAACGCACACTGGAGAAAAACCTTTTGCCTGCTCGCTTTGCAGTCAACGATTCTCTCATAAGAGTCAACTGACAGTCCACACGAGAACTCACACGGGTGAGAAACCTTATGCATGCACTATTTGTGGTCAAAGTTTCTCTGAGAACAGAGATTTGAGAGAACAcctcaaaacacacactggtgagaaaccttacGCATGCACAGTTTGCGGTAACAGCTTTTCTTATAAGGGACATTTGacaatacacacaaaaattcACACTGGGGAGAAACCTTTTGCCTGCTCAATTTGCGGTCAAATATTCACTCGAAGAGACGAGTTGACAAagcacacaccaacacacacgcGCTAG
- the LOC119120277 gene encoding oocyte zinc finger protein XlCOF20-like isoform X1, which translates to MCAECVKEEDYEEELCGSKEANERQWLHAHCKKSRVEFHGKEQPHFKAEEQGGDVSEFPLTFVVVKIEGEDNCESEENRGTEPSSSSSSISSSMLSSSSMLSSSSSSSSSTPQPLTAEGDGDHCGGAPSHSPLAPLSDGDDITSHSSETDDEEHAHADMPFHIDKKYAKCSHCDKSFYKSSLKRHTRTHTGEKPFACSVCAKTFSRKGDLATHQRTHTGEKPFVCLFCGRRFTQSNTLTAHTRTHTGGRPFACTLCDKRFTQRANLIAHTRTHTGEQPFACSVCGQRFSIKANLTTHTRTHTGEKPFACSVCGRRFSVKRNLMRHSRRHTSEKPVSCNVASL; encoded by the exons ATGTGTGCCGAATGTGTGAAAGAAGAAGATTATGAAGAGGAACTTTGTGGCTCAAAAGAGGCGAACGAGCGACAATGGCTGCATGCACATTGCAAGAAGTCTCGAGTTGAGTTCCACGGAAAAG AGCAGCCACACTTCAAAGCGGAAGAGCAGGGGGGAGACGTCAGTGAGTTTCCATTGACTTTTGTCGTTGTCAAGATTGAAGGTGAAGACAACTGTGAAAGTGAGGAGAACAGAGGGACAGAGCCgtcaagcagcagcagcagcat cagcagcagcatgctcagcagcagcagcatgctcagcagcagcagcagcagcagcagcagcacacctCAACCCCTGACAGCAgaaggtgatggagaccaCTGTGGAGGAGCACCATCCCACAGCCCCTTGGCTCCCCTCTCGGACGGTGATGACATAACGTCACACTCTTCTGAAACTGATGATGAGGAACACGCTCATGCGGACATGCCATTTCACATTGACAAAAAGTATGCAAAATGTTCACATTGCGACAAATCTTTTTACAAGTCCTCActgaaaagacacacaagaacGCACACGggagagaaaccttttgccTGTTCAGTGTGTGCTAAAACATTCTCGAGAAAGGGAGATTTAGCAACACAccaaagaacacacacaggggAGAAACCATTTGTCTGCCTTTTTTGTGGCCGAAGATTCACTCAAAGTAACACTTTGACAGCACACACTAGAACGCACACTGGTGGCAGACCTTTTGCTTGCACCCTTTGTGATAAAAGATTCACTCAGAGAGCAAATTTAATAgcacacacaagaacacacactggagaACAACCGTTTGCCTGCTCAGTTTGCGGCCAAAGATTCTccatcaaagcaaatttaacaacacacacaagaacacacactggagagaaaccttttgcctgctcagtttgtggtcgAAGATTCTCTGTGAAGAGAAATCTCATGAGACATTCAAGAAGACACACTAGCGAGAAACCTGTCAGTTGCAATGTAGCCAGTCTGTGA
- the LOC119120267 gene encoding zinc finger protein OZF-like isoform X4: MCAKRVKEEDYEEEVCETTTRNRRKGQQPDGVCKKPRVVFHRKDFTEEDLHVERREPDPPHLKEDDKREEEISAFPLTDVIVKSEEEDEEAPHNQAEDLLQSPGMKEEEEEHVKEEEEHLTAWPLTSDPLKSEGDEVQSGESRGAEPPSSSSGGGSSQQVTAEGDGASQADGLLAPLSVCDDDDEESDADVTFHTGNKRCKCCQCGKTFADRWVLKRHVRIHTGEKPFACLVCNQRFSYKSHLTKHTITHTGEKPFACSVCGQRFSVKRDLRNHARIHSGEKPFACSDCGQRFSLKGNLTIHSRTHTGEKPFACSLCSQRFSHKSQLTVHTRTHTGEKPYACTICGQSFSENRDLREHLKTHTGEKPYACTVCGNSFSYKGHLTIHTKIHTGEKPFACSICGQIFTRRDELTKHTPTHTR; the protein is encoded by the exons ATGTGTGCTAAACGCGTCAAAGAAGAAGATTACGAGGAAGAAGTTTGTGAAACCACAACAAGGAACAGGCGAAAAGGTCAACAACCGGATGGTGTTTGCAAGAAGCCTCGAGTTGTGTTCCACCGCAAAG ACTTCACGGAGGAGGATCTTCATGTTGAGCGGCGGGAGCCCGACCCGCCTCACCTCAAGGAAGACGACAAACGGGAGGAGGAGATCAGCGCCTTTCCCTTGACCGATGTCATCGTCAAGAGTGAAGAAG AAGATGAAGAGGCCCCCCACAATCAAGCGGAAGACCTGCTGCAGTCTCCTGGcatgaaagaggaggaggaggagcacgtcaaagaggaggaggagcatcTCACCGCTTGGCCGTTGACCTCTGACCCTCTGAAGAGTGAAGGTGATGAAGTTCAGAGTGGGGAGAGCAGAGGGGCGGAGCctccaagcagcagcagcggcggcggctcaAGTCAACAagtgacagcagagggcgatGGAGCGTCACAAGCAGACGGCCTCTTGGCTCCACTATCAGTGtgcgatgatgacgatgaagaGTCTGACGCTGATGTGACATTTCACACTGGCAACAAGCGCTGCAAATGTTGTCAGTGCGGTAAAACGTTTGCTGACAGGTGGGTTTTGAAACGACACGTGAGAAtacacactggcgagaaaccttttgcctGCTTAGTTTGTAATCAAAGATTCTCCTATAAAAGTCAtttgacaaaacacacaatcacacacactggagagaaaccttttgccTGCTCAGTTTGCGGTCAAAGATTCTCCGTAAAGAGAGACTTGAGGAATCATGCGAGAATACACAGTGGGGAGAAACCCTTTGCCTGCTCGGACTGTGGTCAAAGGTTCTCTCTGAAGGGCAACTTAACTATACACTCAAGAACGCACACTGGAGAAAAACCTTTTGCCTGCTCGCTTTGCAGTCAACGATTCTCTCATAAGAGTCAACTGACAGTCCACACGAGAACTCACACGGGTGAGAAACCTTATGCATGCACTATTTGTGGTCAAAGTTTCTCTGAGAACAGAGATTTGAGAGAACAcctcaaaacacacactggtgagaaaccttacGCATGCACAGTTTGCGGTAACAGCTTTTCTTATAAGGGACATTTGacaatacacacaaaaattcACACTGGGGAGAAACCTTTTGCCTGCTCAATTTGCGGTCAAATATTCACTCGAAGAGACGAGTTGACAAagcacacaccaacacacacgcGCTAG
- the LOC119120277 gene encoding gastrula zinc finger protein XlCGF17.1-like isoform X3 translates to MKRNFVAQKRRTSDNGCMHIARSLELSSTEKPHFKAEEQGGDVSEFPLTFVVVKIEGEDNCESEENRGTEPSSSSSSISSSMLSSSSMLSSSSSSSSSTPQPLTAEGDGDHCGGAPSHSPLAPLSDGDDITSHSSETDDEEHAHADMPFHIDKKYAKCSHCDKSFYKSSLKRHTRTHTGEKPFACSVCAKTFSRKGDLATHQRTHTGEKPFVCLFCGRRFTQSNTLTAHTRTHTGGRPFACTLCDKRFTQRANLIAHTRTHTGEQPFACSVCGQRFSIKANLTTHTRTHTGEKPFACSVCGRRFSVKRNLMRHSRRHTSEKPVSCNVASL, encoded by the exons ATGAAGAGGAACTTTGTGGCTCAAAAGAGGCGAACGAGCGACAATGGCTGCATGCACATTGCAAGAAGTCTCGAGTTGAGTTCCACGGAAAAG CCACACTTCAAAGCGGAAGAGCAGGGGGGAGACGTCAGTGAGTTTCCATTGACTTTTGTCGTTGTCAAGATTGAAGGTGAAGACAACTGTGAAAGTGAGGAGAACAGAGGGACAGAGCCgtcaagcagcagcagcagcat cagcagcagcatgctcagcagcagcagcatgctcagcagcagcagcagcagcagcagcagcacacctCAACCCCTGACAGCAgaaggtgatggagaccaCTGTGGAGGAGCACCATCCCACAGCCCCTTGGCTCCCCTCTCGGACGGTGATGACATAACGTCACACTCTTCTGAAACTGATGATGAGGAACACGCTCATGCGGACATGCCATTTCACATTGACAAAAAGTATGCAAAATGTTCACATTGCGACAAATCTTTTTACAAGTCCTCActgaaaagacacacaagaacGCACACGggagagaaaccttttgccTGTTCAGTGTGTGCTAAAACATTCTCGAGAAAGGGAGATTTAGCAACACAccaaagaacacacacaggggAGAAACCATTTGTCTGCCTTTTTTGTGGCCGAAGATTCACTCAAAGTAACACTTTGACAGCACACACTAGAACGCACACTGGTGGCAGACCTTTTGCTTGCACCCTTTGTGATAAAAGATTCACTCAGAGAGCAAATTTAATAgcacacacaagaacacacactggagaACAACCGTTTGCCTGCTCAGTTTGCGGCCAAAGATTCTccatcaaagcaaatttaacaacacacacaagaacacacactggagagaaaccttttgcctgctcagtttgtggtcgAAGATTCTCTGTGAAGAGAAATCTCATGAGACATTCAAGAAGACACACTAGCGAGAAACCTGTCAGTTGCAATGTAGCCAGTCTGTGA